The following proteins are encoded in a genomic region of Myxococcales bacterium:
- a CDS encoding FixH family protein, producing the protein MTRPPPRRMRLALRLSAKDQPRTQGKGTTKAWGKVRRGTRPPPLQVDPRDARALVFVPGMVATGERGLIEVTLLEATPPPPLKGQSQWSLLVRPIDGTRPEGARVTVVPRMPDHGHGSGTTVVVTSGPQSGQYQAAPVNLFMPGYWLTTVNVELADGRTDQARFGFVIGG; encoded by the coding sequence ATGACCCGGCCCCCTCCCCGACGGATGCGGCTGGCCCTGCGCCTCTCGGCCAAGGACCAACCGAGGACGCAGGGGAAAGGAACGACGAAGGCCTGGGGCAAAGTCCGCCGGGGGACGCGGCCCCCCCCGCTTCAGGTGGACCCACGCGACGCGCGGGCGCTGGTCTTCGTTCCCGGCATGGTGGCAACAGGTGAAAGAGGCCTCATTGAGGTCACCCTTCTCGAGGCGACGCCTCCGCCACCCCTGAAGGGACAAAGCCAGTGGTCGTTGCTCGTGAGGCCAATCGACGGCACGCGGCCCGAGGGGGCGAGAGTTACGGTGGTGCCTCGCATGCCGGACCATGGACATGGGTCCGGAACGACGGTCGTCGTGACGTCGGGGCCTCAGTCAGGTCAGTATCAGGCCGCGCCCGTGAATTTGTTCATGCCAGGGTACTGGCTTACGACCGTGAACGTGGAGTTGGCCGATGGCCGCACTGATCAGGCGCGGTTCGGCTTTGTAATCGGTGGCTAG
- a CDS encoding DUF2271 domain-containing protein, producing the protein MGAIWMETSQGQFVRTLASWGNVRAKWLSAWLAVSGGNEVDAITGATLTGHTVHEVVWDLRDLHGCEIAAGGYALRMELTDRNGAGANHTVSVDIGTEGFDVSPPDTAGFRDMRAILK; encoded by the coding sequence GTGGGCGCCATTTGGATGGAGACGAGCCAAGGGCAGTTCGTCCGTACGCTCGCTTCGTGGGGCAACGTGCGCGCCAAGTGGCTCTCGGCCTGGCTCGCCGTCTCGGGGGGCAACGAGGTGGATGCCATCACGGGTGCTACCTTGACGGGACACACGGTTCACGAGGTTGTTTGGGACCTTCGGGATTTGCACGGGTGTGAGATCGCTGCAGGGGGTTACGCACTGAGAATGGAGCTCACCGATCGCAACGGCGCGGGGGCTAACCACACGGTTTCGGTCGATATCGGGACCGAGGGGTTCGATGTGTCTCCGCCCGATACGGCGGGTTTTCGAGACATGCGCGCCATCTTGAAGTGA
- a CDS encoding DUF3570 domain-containing protein, with protein sequence MASSSVYVRADTDRTTVVSPEIRAAAAVGERVTVEASEVVDAWTGASIDVITAATGTIRERRFETNAQVGYRGDLWAFALGLRHSFENDYGSLGGSLRLAADVFQRNTTLALVGFGSTDAVGRAGDPGFRRGVVQLGGRVSVTQVLTRSTLAELQWESVRLEGYQASPYRFVGVGGDGVCGGRAVFCLPEHVPDGRLRNAPSIRLRQALSTRASLGCDYRFYFDSWGLQSHTIEPDLAWLMGRSGTLSVSFRHHTQGRADFYRARYLGLDGSEGFFTRDRKLSTFSYHGVGLSYVHDLRLRDEGTVLQLGARAAFTRFHYLEFLGLERVSVLETTAYVALRFE encoded by the coding sequence TTGGCCTCGTCCTCCGTCTACGTGCGGGCGGATACCGACCGCACCACCGTCGTCTCCCCGGAGATTCGCGCCGCGGCCGCGGTGGGAGAGAGGGTCACCGTCGAGGCCTCCGAGGTCGTGGATGCGTGGACGGGCGCCTCGATCGACGTCATCACGGCTGCCACCGGCACCATCCGCGAGCGGCGCTTCGAGACGAACGCCCAGGTGGGCTACAGGGGTGACCTCTGGGCGTTCGCCCTGGGGCTTCGGCACTCTTTCGAGAACGACTACGGGTCTTTGGGGGGCTCGCTGCGGCTGGCGGCTGACGTCTTCCAGCGCAACACCACCTTGGCTTTGGTGGGTTTTGGAAGCACGGATGCAGTGGGACGTGCGGGAGATCCAGGCTTCCGCCGCGGGGTCGTGCAGCTGGGGGGGCGTGTCTCCGTCACGCAGGTGTTGACGCGTTCGACGCTGGCCGAGTTGCAGTGGGAGAGCGTTCGCCTCGAAGGATATCAAGCGAGTCCCTATCGCTTCGTGGGCGTTGGTGGCGATGGCGTGTGTGGGGGGCGAGCGGTGTTCTGTCTGCCCGAACATGTACCGGACGGTCGTCTGCGCAACGCACCCTCGATCCGGTTGCGCCAGGCGCTCTCCACCCGCGCCTCTTTGGGTTGCGATTATCGCTTCTACTTCGATTCTTGGGGCTTGCAGTCCCACACCATCGAACCTGACCTTGCCTGGCTGATGGGGCGGTCGGGAACGTTGAGCGTAAGCTTTCGCCATCACACGCAAGGACGGGCTGACTTTTACCGCGCTCGTTACCTTGGTCTCGACGGCAGTGAAGGATTTTTTACGCGTGATCGCAAGCTCTCGACGTTCTCGTACCATGGTGTGGGACTCTCCTACGTTCACGATCTGAGGCTTCGCGACGAGGGTACGGTCCTGCAACTGGGGGCTCGTGCCGCCTTTACACGATTTCATTATCTGGAGTTCCTTGGGCTTGAACGGGTATCGGTGCTCGAGACCACGGCGTACGTCGCCTTGCGCTTCGAGTGA
- a CDS encoding DNA-binding domain-containing protein, with product MTLAGPAWLAQFQRDFSDVLRTPLDRRSRTLRARPEDYPRRLLNEAKAGHGLSPGERLAVYQRQYWFRLFAVMQNEYRLVAALAGAWGFNGLVAGFLEKHPPRGHDLGEVALGFDDWLAQGHNAGLPPFEGAAVSATALVQAARIDAAYRAAFWAPEPRAETSRAFQRVGTDQLATGRLRPSGRFFLVEEDWPLLALRSRLTSLPPEAPVPLPPQHPRRVHAALVRGETGPRLWLIDELQARLYERLSELPLAEALAALEREAIALPPTRLSHLVKAWLAESVKFGFWEGVDPC from the coding sequence ATGACCCTGGCAGGCCCTGCCTGGCTCGCGCAGTTTCAGAGAGACTTCTCTGACGTCCTGAGAACGCCCCTGGACCGCAGGTCGCGGACGCTGCGAGCCCGTCCTGAAGACTATCCTCGTCGACTGTTGAACGAGGCCAAAGCGGGCCATGGGCTCAGTCCCGGCGAAAGGCTGGCGGTCTACCAGCGACAGTACTGGTTTCGTTTGTTCGCGGTCATGCAAAACGAGTATCGCCTGGTCGCGGCACTGGCGGGGGCTTGGGGCTTCAACGGTTTGGTCGCAGGCTTCCTGGAAAAGCACCCACCCCGGGGGCACGACCTCGGGGAGGTTGCCCTCGGCTTCGACGATTGGCTCGCGCAAGGTCACAACGCAGGACTCCCGCCGTTCGAGGGTGCGGCCGTATCCGCCACGGCGCTCGTCCAGGCCGCTCGCATCGATGCTGCGTACCGTGCAGCTTTTTGGGCCCCGGAACCCCGGGCGGAGACGTCGCGTGCGTTTCAGCGAGTCGGCACGGACCAGCTGGCCACGGGCCGCCTTCGTCCCTCGGGTCGGTTCTTTTTGGTCGAGGAAGACTGGCCCCTGCTCGCGTTGCGCAGCCGCTTGACCTCACTCCCTCCAGAAGCCCCCGTGCCCCTACCCCCGCAACACCCCCGGCGGGTTCACGCCGCCCTCGTAAGGGGCGAAACCGGGCCTCGCCTGTGGCTGATCGACGAATTGCAGGCACGTCTCTACGAACGCTTGTCGGAATTGCCGCTGGCCGAGGCCCTGGCGGCTCTCGAGCGTGAAGCCATCGCTTTGCCCCCCACTCGTCTTTCGCACCTTGTGAAGGCCTGGCTTGCCGAGTCGGTGAAGTTCGGCTTCTGGGAGGGCGTAGACCCATGCTGA
- a CDS encoding DUF692 domain-containing protein gives MPRGCRQPAPGARSGGATYCRRGGRTILRYPPGLVSPKAKDTARPALARDALGVGLRPPFYDALQTTKPPVDYVEIITENYLRPDSPPNRHLARIRALYPVVMHGVTLNLLGHAPLDEEYLQKVTDLANALAVPFVTDHLCWSGAEGVSHHDLLPTPYVPELVELAAERACEVQRRLDRPFGIENLSTYVAFERSSMPEWEFYSRVVKDSGCWFMLDINNVYVSSVNHGFDPRVYLEAIDYSRVLQVHLAGHTKQPDGTIIDTHDQPIIREVWELYRFAWALGGPFPTLVEWDAAIPPLEVVIEELAEARKVRA, from the coding sequence ATGCCACGAGGGTGCCGCCAGCCAGCCCCGGGGGCAAGGTCAGGGGGTGCGACCTATTGCCGCAGGGGAGGCAGAACGATCCTGAGGTACCCTCCCGGGCTCGTGTCTCCAAAGGCCAAAGACACCGCCAGGCCTGCCCTCGCCCGCGACGCCCTGGGCGTTGGGCTCCGGCCCCCGTTTTACGACGCACTCCAGACGACCAAACCACCCGTTGATTACGTCGAGATCATTACGGAGAACTATCTTCGTCCAGACTCACCACCCAACCGGCATCTGGCACGGATTCGTGCCCTCTATCCCGTGGTCATGCACGGGGTGACGCTGAACCTCCTGGGACACGCGCCTCTCGACGAAGAGTACCTGCAGAAGGTCACCGATCTGGCCAATGCTCTCGCGGTGCCTTTCGTCACCGATCACCTGTGCTGGTCGGGGGCCGAAGGCGTCTCGCACCACGACCTGCTGCCCACCCCTTATGTCCCCGAGCTCGTCGAGCTGGCTGCAGAGCGTGCTTGTGAAGTGCAGCGCCGGCTTGACCGGCCCTTTGGCATCGAGAACCTGTCCACCTACGTCGCATTCGAGCGCTCCTCCATGCCGGAGTGGGAGTTTTACTCCCGCGTCGTCAAAGACTCAGGCTGCTGGTTCATGTTGGACATCAACAACGTGTACGTTTCGAGCGTCAACCACGGCTTCGACCCACGGGTGTACCTCGAGGCGATCGACTACTCGCGCGTGCTGCAGGTGCACCTCGCTGGCCACACGAAACAGCCGGATGGAACGATCATCGACACCCACGACCAACCCATCATTCGGGAGGTTTGGGAGCTCTATCGCTTCGCCTGGGCTTTGGGGGGGCCCTTTCCTACGCTCGTCGAGTGGGACGCAGCGATACCACCCCTCGAGGTCGTCATCGAGGAACTCGCCGAGGCACGAAAGGTCCGCGCATGA
- a CDS encoding DUF4266 domain-containing protein, with amino-acid sequence MRTRLGLLACALLSFLTGCLRVPPYLRETLARRDMTLGREAALRAGERHAQAYREGASGGGEVRSGGCGCN; translated from the coding sequence TTGCGCACACGTCTCGGCCTTCTTGCCTGCGCGCTTCTTTCGTTCCTCACGGGCTGCCTGCGTGTTCCGCCCTACCTGCGAGAGACCCTGGCCCGACGCGACATGACCCTGGGGCGGGAGGCCGCCCTTCGAGCGGGGGAACGCCACGCGCAGGCCTACCGAGAAGGTGCGAGTGGGGGAGGAGAGGTCCGAAGTGGAGGTTGCGGGTGCAACTGA